gccttaagctgggcagcccccagccagtaaggtgctacctcgccacggtctgttaactccacggggtgcgtggggtttagggtcaaacccgacaagcagatcgataactgtgcaccatgcaacaatcgtaagaaaacttctgccctaaagctgggcacctggaatgtacggacaatgacccctggctttcctgactacggctttcctaacgacctgcaagaaatagatgatgtgcgcaagacagctgtcattgacatggaactgagtagactgcagatggacattgttgccttacaagagacaagactgccagactctggatctgtcaaagaaaaaaacttctcattcttctggcagggaaaaccatcgaatgagaccagggaatatggtgttggctttgcagtcaaaaatactcttctgagatgcattgttccacctactgtggggagtgaaagaatcctgtctctgcagctccactcatcagcaggaccagtaaccctcattagcgcatatgcaccaacactgtcatccactccagaagtgaaagacaaattctacgacgatctggcagctactatcaaaaaagtccctgaaagagaggcactgttcattcttggagactttaacgctagagttggtgctgatcataattcttggcccacttgtctaggccgttttggcattggaaagatgaatgaaaatggccaacgcttgctggagttttgctgctattatggtctttgtgtcagcaacacattctttaacacgaagctgcaacacagagtttcctggaggcatccaagatccaagcattggcatcagcttgatctaatcctcactagacgttccagccttcctagtattacgatcacacgcagttaccagagtgctgattgtgatactgatcattccctggtgtgtagtagagtaaaactacgaacaaagagagtatatcacacgaaaaaggaaggaagaccacgtattgacatcagcaagacttgcgatgaaagaaaagtgaaggaatttacccaagcacttgaggaagcccttccaggcccggctgatgcaaatgcatctgaacgatgggaacacttcaagaacactgtctataacaccgccttgtccacctttggcaagaagaccaaaaagatggctgactggttcgaagcccattcagaggagttaatgccagccatcgaggataagagaagagctctagcagcatacaaagcctgtcctagcgagtacaacttgcaagctcttcgagctgctcgcagtcaagcccaacaggctgccaggagatgctccaatgattattggctccagctctgctctcagatacagttagcagcggacacaggtaacatcaaaggaatgtatgacggtatcaaacaggccttaggtccaatacagaagaaatctgctcccctgaagtctgctacaggtgtgcttatccaggaccgagcacagcagatggaacgctgggtacagcactactctgagctatattccagagagaatgtagtaaccgaagaagcattaaataacattgagtgcctgcctgtcttggaagagctggacaacgaaccaaccctagcagaaataaaagcggccttggactccctcgcctccggcaaggcacctggaaaggataacatccctgctgaagtgctgaaatgcggtaaggagatcatcaccaccgaactgtatgaagtctcttgtctctgctggagggaaggtggagtaccacaggacatgaaggatgcaaacatcgtcacattgtacaagaacaaaggagacaggggtgactgcaataactaccgtggcatctctcttcttagtgtggtagggaagctgcttgcccgtgttgtgctgaagaggctccaggtgcttgcagatagagtctatccagaatcacagtgcggatttcgagctaatagatccaccactgacatggtattctccctccgacagctgcaggagaaatgtagggaacaacaacagccactcttagtggccttcatagaccttacaaaagcattcgatctggttagcagggatggcctttttaaaatacttcccaagattggatgtccaccgcgtctccttaacatcatcagatctttccatgagggaatgaaaggcactgtagtttttgacggctcaacatcagacccctttgacatccaaagcggagtgaaacagggctgtgtcctcgcaccaacactttttgggatcttttttgctgtcatgctgaagcatgcctttggagctgcaaccgagggcgtctatctccggactagatcagatggaaagctctttaatctctctagattgagagcgaagaccaaagtccaactgaaatgcatgcgggacttcctcttcgcagatgatgcagccattgttgcccactctgctgaagacctccaacaactcatgaatcatttcagcaaggcctgccaagactttggactaacaatcagcctgaagaaaacacaagtcatgggccagggcgtggactcacctccctctattaccatctccacacaagaattggaggttgttcatgactttgtgtacctcggctcaaccatctctgacaccctctctctagatgtcgagctggataaacgcattgggaaagcagccaccatgttctctagactcacaaagagagtatggctcaataagaagctgacgacacatacgaagattcaggtttatagagcctgtgttctaagcacactcttgtactgcagtgagtcctggaccctttgtgcacggcaggagaggaagctgaacaccttccatatgcgttgcctccgacggatttttggcatcacctggcaggacaaagttccaaacagagcagtcctagaacaagctggaattttcagcatgaatacattactgaaacagcgacgcctacgttggcttgggcacatcgtgagaatggctgatggtcggattccaaaggatctcctctatggagaattagtgcagggaaagcgccccagagggagaccacaactgcgatacaaggacatctgcaagcgagatctgaaggccttaggaatagacctcaacagatgggaaaccctgacatctgaccgttcagcctggaggcaggcagtgcatcatggcctctcccaatttgaagagactcttgcccagcaggccgaggcaaagaggaagtcacataagcagcaaaaccagggagccggacaggggacagactgggtttgtcttcagtgtggaagggactgtcactctcgaattggccttctcagccacactaggcgctgttccaagccctccatacagagcacgctaccatagtctttcgagactgaaggatgcctaacaacagtgTTTTCCTGATTTACAATTATATTGTTGGTAATTCATTTCTTAGGATTCTTAAGTACTGTGACATGACTGTTTAAAAGGCCACTGTTCCTTACTGTGATTATAATTAATTGCTCAGTGCTAAAAAGCTTTTAGTCCAGAACTACTCTTAAAAGCCAAGAGGATAATCTTAGCTTTTTATTGTTAGATGAAGCAGTTAAGAAATCAAGAATTTCACAGTAGCAGGAGCAAAACAATGATGTGGTGAAACCATctaaaattaatttaaacaatGGCTGAGTTTTCTTAATTTCCTTTGCCCTCATTTTAAATCTTTTATCCTACTTTCCCCAGCCATCCAAATTAGAAGCTGCTGTATTTTCTCCACTCTAGCAGGACTTATTTGTAAGAGTTTAGCTGAGAGTTAGTTTTTTAAGCTAACTTTAGTGACTATTATTACAAAATCCACAGATTCTCAAGTACCTGGAAAACACAGGCCATTTAACAGAAACCTTTTGATTCCTTTAAAATACAAAACTTTtctgtgttgtgtgccatcaagtcagaactgacacaAACATCTCTTATAAGACTTTGAAGGTGAGGCATTtaaagagtacagtggggtctctacttaagaacgtctctacttaagaacaatccaacttaagaacagctccatttgctaaattttgcttctacttgagaacagaaatccaagataagaacaggaaaaaaaaacctttcccgctctttttttaaggtcatcttaggttaaaaaaaattatccccctagtgctagagtacgtattaaccagctttgcattagttcctatgggaactaaagcttcaatgtacgaacgcacctctacataacaaaaaaaacagccagaacggattaattggttttcagtccattcctatgggaaattttgcttgaatttaagaatgtttcaactgaagaacaccattccaaaacggattaagttcttaagtagaggttccactgtagtttctatggacggaaaacagcagatacagattaaatggttttcaattcattcctatgggaaatgcagattcaacataagaacttttcaacttgagaaccaccttccaatacggattaagttcttaagtagagaccccactataATATTACCAGTGCCACCCGCAACTGCCCCAATCTCTACTTTTTCTTTATTCTTAATAGACACCATTTTATGCCAACATTTGTGAGCCAAATCACAATTTGGTTACTGAATCAGTACTGCAATATTGTAAAGGAGAAGatctataatcttagaactgcagagctggaaggactttatggatcattgagtgaAGCCCCTGTCTAGGAGAcacagtaggaaatcaaactcccaacccactAAGCTATTCATTATGCAAAGGCTGATAGAGGTACTGATGCTTTACAACTACTTTGTGCAGGAAATACAACATTTCTAACTTATAAGCACATTATGAACACATTATTTCTAAATGGCCTCAAGTGCCAGCTCTGACGATGAATAACAGGATCAGTAACTctataatacttttaaaaaacatttcctctAAAATATTACAGATATAGTATGATTGAGACATAAGATATGTGGGCCAACATCCTCTTTGCAAACGAGAGTAGATCATCATTACTGTATGCAGAAGGATGTTTTGCCCTTGAAAGTTTCATAGAATATGGGGAATCTATATTCCCACTGCCGGAATAAATCGGCAGAGTGATGGTATTTTCTGGATTTGTGCTTAAGTCACGTTGTCTTCAGTCCGAATCAAAACCTTGAGTGACAGTGTCTGCATCCtcatgctgccaccaccactctTGCTGTCTTCATCTCCTGTCAGGTGGGTTTGACTGCAGGACGGTGTGGGGAgaatggaaaggaagggaggagaacTGGAAAAGGGGCAAGGGTTTTTCCCCAGGAAATCTGGTACATTATGCACacaaacaaatgcacacacacagagatgcagATTTAGAGTTATAGTGAGGGGGGCGCGAGGGTATTTTATTCCCCCTAGATGCTAGAAACTCAAACCTTCCAACTAGAGAGCAagccagtggaggaggaggaggtgatggtGGTAGAGAAGGAAGACCCACTCTCCCGTTTGGGCTTCAGTTCTTGGAGAAACCCTCCCCACGGATCCCCATGAATTTTATATATAGGATTCcccaaaatcacacacaaaaagtggGGTCCCAGGCATGCTTTGGATTGGTAGTCTGTAGGCTGAGATGGGCCCTATGGTTTGATATTGGTTGGGTGAGGATCtcatataaaaatatgaaatcatgaaaggagtgaaaagagaaagaggaagtggaAAGGGGAAGAGGAGCAAGGAGTGAAGGTGGTGACTGAGAGGAATAGAAAACAGGACAGATATACAGAGGGGGCAAGGAGAAGAGGTTGGTTGAGGGATGgggcagaagggaaggaaggtggagggggctgaaaggggaaggaaggaagggttgggTTGGCTGCCTGGTGGCTGTCAAATAAACAAAGAGATGCAGAGCAGGGCCATTCACGTATACAGAATCAATTCATTGGAATCtgcctcaaaataaatggacccCTGGGAGGGGAATCACTCCCCTCGCAGAGtagtctgtgtgtgcatgtgcctcATGTGTACACTTAAATCTGTGccttttgttttaaagcagaacgCAAATTTTATTGTCAGTGGAATCAAGCCCTAAGCTTAGATGTGAAATGAGGAAATGAGATCACAAGCCTCTCTTTGTCTTACCTTTTATGTAAATATAGCTAACCAGAAGTATCTCAGTAATAGGATCAACTCCATCGACAAGCTTGGCAATCTTTCCATGAGTTTTCCTTTCAACATAGTTGTTGATGTGCTGTTGGGTTTCTGCTGTGTTCTTGAAGTTTTCCATATAGATGTCTCCTCCATAGATAGTTCTGAGTCCCCGTAAGAATTGTTCTTGTGGATGCAGGTGGTTTTCTACAAATAGGCAATTGCCCATTTCCACCTGCAGGCCAGACCCCCCACTGTTTAACATGTAGATGAGGTCATGGAAACCTTCATGGATCATCCTCTCCTGGATCTCTGACGGTCTAAAGTCAAGTCCTCTAAGGATCTGATCTAAGGTGTCGGACCTGGCACCCAAGGCCAGCATTGCAAATGCAGAGGAGATACACATGGGAGAGAAGACAATGTTCTTCTTTCTGAAATTATTCCGTTGGCCTCCATTAGTTGTCACTTTCTTGAAGAACTTGAAGGCAAAGTCAGAATTACTGTTGACAAGCACCTCATAGGGTGTCGGAACACCTCTTTGATTGAACTGGTTTTCATTGTTGGTAAATGGATCATTCTGGACATTGTTATCACAGTTTTCAGGATAGCCAGAATTGTATGGATAAGGACCATTGTTCGCAAAGATCCCAACAattataaagaacaaaaataatatgGTCTCCATTTTGTTCTCTAAgaaacataaaaaggaaaaaagtgaaaacatttaTAAGACTGAGGAGAAAGTCAACATTTAGAAGAGATGCTAATTGGAATACTACAATTCATCAGTGAAGACCCCAGTGCTCACTCTAGTGAAGATCACTGAACAGAATAACACTTtatcaatgtatttttttaaatgttttacctCATCTGTGTCtctgctcctttaatttttaatCATCCTTGCTTCATGCACATTATTCACTCATTCTTTATAACTAACTGGCAAAGAAGGCtgatatcatttttttttcatgctataGAGTAGGGAGGACAGTGTGGcattaaaaggatgttttctgcTCTTGCAAAAAATCAGATTGCAGACTTCCTAAAGTCAGCTCATAGCCACAGTGCTATTACCAGTTCCCACCAGAGGATGACACTCTGACTCAACATAAACTTTCTAGAGTCTATGTGAgacaaaaatgcaggaaatgcatAGACCACAGTGGGAAAAGGCGTGGAAGTAAATCATTCAGTTTAGTAGGAGACGGAggagataaaataaaacaatataaataatcTTTCATATCATGTAATATTAATACAATATGAAATATTAGATGTGATAGCTAGAAAAATGAGCATTGGAGGTAATCTGCTAGTAACTAAAACAGAAACTGTTTAACGAGTCATCGAAAAATTGTGACAAGCAACAAATATCCCAAAAAACATATGCCATCAGAAACAAAATAGTACAAAATTGGTATAATAGAACTAAAGCATTTTCTAAAACAGCAGTAAGCACGTCACTGACACAGACATGTATGTCTAATCAGGAAGTGTGGGGAGGCAGCTCGTGGATTGTCTACAGCCCCACAGGGGCTGAAACGTAATTTTGCTTGACCTTGATGCACTCCAGTCCCAATTTTTTTAAGAAggcttttttttgggagggggagcaTTTGTAAGGAAAATTGAGGGAGGGGTGTGTGAATAGGTACAGTCTTCTAAGTTCCAGGAATGGCTATACGTGACCCATAAACCTCTGGGAAACATACAACCCTATTATTATACTATTATGAATGAATTATACTTTCTCGGGTTAAAATCATATTGCAAACAACTGTGTGTGCTTGGGTAATTACACAAGTGCttttaaatacaatatgaaaTGGCCATTGTGCAGCTGGTTGTGTGACTTGGTTCTGCAACCAATGAAAAACCATTTTACCTGCTGTCCATGTGATGGACAGCTGGTAAAATACCTATTGGTGCTTGTGCAGTTGCCAATTATATCCTTGTAGAATCATGCAATACAAAAGGGTTCTGGCCTCAGTATATGAGGATATTTCTCTAAAGACGTTGGTAATAATGATGAGGCTGGAGTCAAAATGTTCCTTGACTTTTTTCTttacaagaaagaaacatttagATGCAACTCTCCCTCCCTAAAATCAGGCAGAACAAGGAGTAAGTAAATAGCATTCTGTGGTCTAGGTGGATGGTGGAACTAGAGTGTAGATTGGTTGTGACATGCCCCCTTAGAAGAAAATCCTCTCGTTTCCTCAAAACCAGTTGCTAGCCAAGTtcatataaagaaaattattatttGATTGATGGGgtcaaggggtcacgaagagtcagacatgactaaacgactaaacaacaacaacaaaattgatcCCAGTTAGACGTGACCCAATAGAATATAGGCTGGAGTTCAGTTTACAGAGAAAGGGAAACCCATTTCTGGGTAACATTTTTCATAAGAACTTGAGAACTGTGCTGATTCAGAGGAAGGGCTTAACTTTTCCAGGATTCTATTCATACAGTGGGCAACCATATGATTATGGGAATCCCATCGCAGGACAGAAATGAAATAGTGCATTCCCTGGGCTGGCAAAGTATTGTAAACTGACTGTCTTTATATCCAGTTTTTCCCAAGTGCTGAGAATGTTGATTTAAAATTTGCATGAAAATTCCTATCAGTTTGAACAAACAAGGATGAAAAAACAGTGGCTGGAGGATTTTGATAAAAGGAGAGGACTGGAACAAGATATGGTCaccacaaagaataatgaagactATGTCtataaagttaaaataaaattattatacgatagcatggagatggtatttaactccagtaagtttgaatataataaataaaatataccaaCTCAATGTTGGAggtgcaaaaaggaaaaacaaacctatatgcatatgtggtgggtgtgtgaaataagaaagaaagaaagaaagaaagaaagaaagaaagaaagaaagaaagaaagaaagaaagaaagaaagaaagaaagaaagaaagaaagggcactGGTTTTTGAGAGAATTAGAAAAATTATTGAATGTGATATTCAGATATCACCAATTATTGCCCTCCTGAATATAATTAAGAATAATCAtttgaaaaaagatcagaaagagttAGTTTTAACAGTTACAATGGCAAGATTAATATtcgcaaagaattggaaaagcgaCAAATTAATCTtaaagattggtataaagaagtatggagcttagcaattaatgataagctaacatgtgaaatgaaaataagaagaattGTAAAGTCTAAtaatttcaaagatgtatggaatttatacttgGGGTATGTCTTTTCAAAGGGGAAAGGCTATATGCCAgcaaaagaatcaatgtatttttggagaggtaTGGGGTGAAAAGCAGTATAAACTGATATTAttggtcacctagtcccaagggtgaagcTGGCACATGATGGGAAAGTTCGATGCATATTGTGTGTAGTCACTAttgagtttgtattttagttttcatttgttgtttgtaacaaaaaaaatttttaaaa
The Pogona vitticeps strain Pit_001003342236 chromosome 1, PviZW2.1, whole genome shotgun sequence genome window above contains:
- the LOC110088619 gene encoding alpha-1-antitrypsin, which gives rise to MFSLFSFLCFLENKMETILFLFFIIVGIFANNGPYPYNSGYPENCDNNVQNDPFTNNENQFNQRGVPTPYEVLVNSNSDFAFKFFKKVTTNGGQRNNFRKKNIVFSPMCISSAFAMLALGARSDTLDQILRGLDFRPSEIQERMIHEGFHDLIYMLNSGGSGLQVEMGNCLFVENHLHPQEQFLRGLRTIYGGDIYMENFKNTAETQQHINNYVERKTHGKIAKLVDGVDPITEILLVSYIYIKAKWKKPFDPKYTEMRDFYVDPYTTVKVPMMFQIGMFEVGRDNERSCTVLKMPYEGHAASYFILPDKGQLEKVASSLSCEALKTWKRILKKSSVNVYLPKCLASGELNLKDIMYTMGVVDVFTDKADLSGITGQPQHRLSGALHKAMMVIDERGTEAAGASSMDLVPMSIPTVIKFDSPFITMMVDEKTQSILFMAEILNPAEK